TTCCTCAGCTGACCTCgcgaaggctgaagaaaactcagCCCAACCTCCCTACAGGCAGAACCTACAACACCCATACCTGCTCTGTGTGACTGGTTCGCAGAACAAGTCTCAGCCGACTTCCGCAACTGATAGAACCCACATTACCTATTCTGGGAATTAAATGCTGTAGATGTAGCAATGGCATTAACAATATCATAAAACATTAATATGTTGTGATGAGAACCTTTACTTACTACAAGCTCACTTGTACCAGGAAAGCAACTCATATGCATATGCCCCCTGTTTTACAGTTGGGAAAATAAATCACGCCTCAGTCTGCGTGGGCTTCTACTCTAGAAGGGAAGAGATGCCCACAAAAAAATTCCCGTTTGCAATATAATGATCCTTAAGAGGGAATCATCTTGGCTTCGCTTCAGAAGAATCATCCAAGGGGGGCCAGTTGTTGGGGCTCACCTTATAAATTTAAGCCCAGAAACCTCAATGCCACTTCTGAAAGGGGCTTATGGTCGGTTTGGTCATGAGACGGGAGCCTCTGCCCTAGTGTCCCACAGGGTCGGCCCCTGGAAAACAGTGCCTGGTAATATGAAAACTAAAGCCCCTAGGGAGGAGGGAGGTCACCCCTCAAGGCTTTGATAGGTTACCCGGGTTACCACCATACACATGGATTGCAAGACCcttggaaagagacagaggaaatagAAAGTCCCAGAGCAGAGGAGGCGTGGTCAAGAGTGTGACTGTCATGTCCCTCTCAGGAACTCTGACTTCTaaaaggaagtagaagggaggtgCATGGAAGTTTATAGAACGTTGAACCAAgactgaccagtcagggacacAGTCTGGACTCAGGAGCCAAGACAGTGACTACAGTCTGGTTCTAAGGCAGGCTCTTTATAAGAAAAAACGTAACCCGGTAACAACCAGGTAATCAGGTggaggaagcaaggggagggcagcattacatcattttgactagctaaacaaAGTGTTTCTAActgacctttaatttgattggtccTGGAGCCGGGGACTTCACAGAATGTCCAGGCATCAAAGTATACAAACTTTTAGTAGTGAAATCACAGAGACAAAACAATATAAGAGGTTAttctgagccgggtgtggtggcgcacgcctttaatcccagcactcaggaggcagaggcagttggatcattgtgagttcgaggccagcctggtctacaaagtgagtacaggacagccaagtctacacagagaaaccttgtttcaaaagaagaagaagaagaagaagaagaagaagaagaagaagaagaagaagaagaagaagaaaagaaaaaagaggctgaGAACTTGAACCTAGGTCCACTTTAGGATCAAGATGAGGACTACAGACAAAATGGCTACAGTTAGGCTAAAagctaaagtaggtctcaacagaGGAGCTATAGTTATGCAAAAAGTCAAACAGGCCTCAACAGAACATCCACACAAAATTTTTATAACACCTTGTGAAGTTTCACTATTGTAGCTTTAAGTGAGGCCTAAGAGTTTGTTTGGTTTACGGGCCAATCGCTCTGCTGTGCCCCTTCTCGTCccttttttatgctttttttttttttttttttacattgaagaTTGCAAGCAGGTGCGTTTTGCCTAAATATGATGATGTGTTTTGAGTGGGAATAGAATATTTCACTTCCATCACTAAATGTAGCCTCTGATTTGACAGCTCAAATAATTTGCCCTAAAAATAGCTAAGGAAATGTAAGCTAGGATCAGTGTCCACCACAGTCGCCAGCATCAGAAATCCAAATGCCAAAGAATTCCCCTTTCTTGACCTAGCTTTGCCCTCACTTCCGTCCTGTGGGGCCTGCACCAGGCACATCGATGCGCTTCCTAATCAACACTATATTAATATACATGAGGCAGAAAAACCTCAGTGGAGGATTAATTACCCTTAacagtgtttttctttcaaaattggcTGATTTTCTTTGGGAAATATGACATGATATGATTTTGTGGGGAGTTATTATTtttggaaacaaaaccaaatactaaTTATAGGCTTACTGCCAACAAACCCAGTACAACCTGCGGCATCTCCTTCTTGTGGAAATGCTTCAATGTTTCAGGCTAAATATATCCTGGTAAATGAAACCTTAAGTTCCCATGATTAAAATAGCTCTTCAAATCCCTTTCTCTATCTTTTACAAAActgaaacacacatgcatattatttaaagaaataaagaactgcATTGCATTGAAATGCCCTGTAAGGGCATGCAGAAGATATTATAATTTAGACTTAATTAAGATAGGTAGTAtgggttttaaaagatttaataagGGCTGGAGAGCGGAAAAAAAACCTGTAAGGGGAATTAGGACATCTTAACCATTGCAAAAGGTAATAatcttgccgggtgtggtggcacacacctttaatcccagcactcgggaggcagaggcaggtggatcgttgtgagttcgaggccagcctggtctacaaagggagtccaggacagccaaggctacacacagagaaaccctgtctcgggggggaaaaaaaaaaggtaataatcTTGTCTGTGGGAATCTCAGAAACTATCTGAGAAAAAGAATTAAGTCACATATGTTCCGGCCTTCTGCATGGCTCATTGCTGTTTTAACATTCTTATTTCAGATCTCTGTATAAAAGAGCTGTTGTCTCTACGTAGCAATCTTCACAGGCAATATTGGTAATTGTACAGGAATTCTGGACTCTTATCTTCGAGAGGCTTCAACTAGACTCCAGAATGagggccttcttttctttctcttgcctccGTCTCTTTTAATCTTCCTGTCTTTTACCCTGCCTCAATTTGAGTAGAATGAATGACTGGGGAATTCTGCTAGCAGTAGGCAACAAGACATTAAACAACACACAACATTAGCTAAGTCACCCTAATGGCAGATGGGGGTCCCAGGGAACATTTGCCCGGAGGTGAACATGTGACAAGTGGACTTGCTTCTTGGTGGCATTTAGCTTCTTAGAGCTCAGGGATGAAACACCACGTGGGAATGAACAAGTGTGTGATCCTCTTATTTTATACATGAGAATATTGCGGCAGCTTGCTGGGAGCGTAGACGCGACCTCTGCCAGAGAAAACGCTACTGTCAGCATCTCCAGTATTTGTCAATAAGGTGCCGAAATGAAGCGCAGCACCACACTGGATGACATTTCTAGACTCCCCACCTGCAAAGCTGCTGTAATTTGGGGGTTAACTTCCCAGAGCCATTCCACTTTTTTCAAGTGTCTTAACTTTAGTGATTATCCATATAGATGATTTAAGATCAAATAATACCACCTGGTTATATCTTCAGTTGGGatagtgttgttttttgtttgtttgtttgtttgtttctgttttttgtttgtttgttttgtttttgttttttgagacagggtctctcaggtGGGATAGTTTTGATAAGTCAATAGAGAAATAAAGCAGTAAGATAGGGTAACTGAGAGAGGGACGCAGTTTCTTTTGTATGTTTAGTTTTTGCAACAGGAACTCATGTAGCCgaatctggcctggaacttactatgtagctgcgGCTAACCTTGAACCTCCGATACTCCGGCTTCCccctctcaaattctgggattatgggTGCACACCAACACACTTGGCtcagcttcatttttttccccatattaTACTGCTGTCAAGGGCATGATTTGAAACTAGTAATTGTTATGCAGGTGTTCAGGTGGTCTATCtaattatctgtctatctatctatatatctatatatatatatctgtctgtctgtctgtctatcaacCTATCTATATCTATCCTGTTCTATCTTAGAGATGTCTCTTCCCCTTTCTAGGCTTGGGCCTAGCAGAGCCTTACTGGACCCTCCATGGAGAGAAAGATGGGACAGGACTAGCTTTAGCCTTCACTTTTGCTCTTCTTTCCTATCTGGTGTAGCCTCTCTGCATCTCACAGGGAGAGAGGACTGGTTGAGGCAAAGGGAAGGATGCTTTACTTAACTAGGCATGTGACAGAATCTTCTGCCAAGAGCCTCAAGGTAGCTGTGCTCTTGGTCTTCTGATAGGAATGTCTCCGAGATGCTACCCAAGGCTGTCATTGTCCCCAAGACAGAGTAGGATATCCTTCAGTCATGAGCTCTAGGGATTGAAATTAGTCAGCTGCAAATCCATCAGACTAAATaaagacagagaagcagactTGATAAAAGCCATGGGGTATCATTAAGGGCTTAGCTGAATTATATGCACATGGGAAGGAATCTAGCTTGATGACGGGAGTCCCCAGGCCAGATTGCTCAGTTTAAACCCAACCGACATAACCATGCACTATGATTGACACATGTGGACTGTGGCCTCTCTCAGAGGCCTCTTAGAAAGCCGAGATGCACCCCGCCCCCAACCAGCAGTGATACTGTAAACATACCTCTGTgcttattttatttgagaaagtgtgtgtgtgtgtctatgtgtgtgtgtgtgtgtgtgtgtgtgtgtgtgtgtgtgtgtatgccatgtgtgcaggtacccttGGATACTCAGGAGGTGCTGAGAACTGGATCTGAGAGTCTTTTGGAAGACCAGTAAGTACTCATAGCCACTGAGACCTCTCTCCTAAATATACCTGCTTAACTTCAAATGGAGATGAATTGCATGATAGGGGCCCAAGCTTTGAGCCCGGGGAGTAGAGACCTTCCTCCATGGAAAGGATGCAGAAAATGtgttcttccctcttttcttttcttttttttttctttttatttatttattttatttatttatttttaccggTTAAGCCAATTTATTAAAATAGTTGACTTAGGCGTCTGCAATGGTGACTTCAACTTCCATTCCTGGCTCAATACTGATGGAAGTAATCTGCTTAACAATCTCAGAAGGACTGTGTAAGTCAATGAGTCGCTTGTGGATTCTCATCTGGAAACGATCCCAAGTCTTGGAACCTTCACCACAAGGAGTCTTTCTGGTAGTGATTCTCAGTGTCTTGGTAGGCATGCGCACCGGTCCTTTCACTTTCAGATTCTTTTCCTTTGCGCCTCTGATCAAGTCGGCACACACTTTCTCCAGCGACTTTATGTTGCGGGTGGTAAGCGTGATTCGAATTCGGTGAATGGCCACCTCGGGTTCCACGGGCGTCTTTCCGGTATCTTTAAAAGCCATGGCTGCGGCACGGCTTCCTGACCGACTTGTTCCTCAGCAGGAGCAAACAGCGGTGAGTCAGGACCGGAGCAGAGTGAACAGAGCTCCGCTGCACGCACCACCCCGTCTCAGAAagctcttccctcttttcttggCCCAAGGCAGCTTTAATTGTCATCTTCTGCTCTAAGGACTGTGACTCTTCCTTTGCCCCAGGCTCCTTCACTTTGCTGTGTGTGCCCTGCCTTTTCCGGTGCTCACAAACCACCAGCTTCCTTCTTTCCGTCCTTAAACTACAAACCTTCATTGAGATTCAAAACACAGCAAAGAGAAGGAGTTAGCTGGAGTGGCCACTTGACTTTTTAAGAGTCCCTCTTTTCCATAGGTACTTGATGTTTGGAATATGGCCTGGAGGTGGGAGTCCAGAACACCAGACCCAGATACAAAACAATAATCCCTCTATTGTTCAAGAAGTTTCTTTCATACTATTGCTCCCCCTACTTTGACTAGCCTTCACTTTTTGGGGATAAAACAAGCCATTTCTGGTTTATCTGGCAATATAGTCACATACTGCAAAGTGTGCATGTGGTGAGGTAGGGCCCTTCACTTCACCACTGGTGGTATTCCTATGTTTCTGGAATGGGTCTGTGCTCTAAATGTGTGTTCCTTTTGGGAGCCCACTACCTTTGACATTTCTTGACCTTTGTTGGACTAATTAATCTTCTCCATCTGGATGTATTTAGGTGGGATTTTGAATCATGTTTTTCATCCTTCTTCTTCCTAAGGCTCAGGATAAAATCCTGCAAGGCTGATTATCTTCTTTCCTGAGCTTAGTGATTTAAAATCCCCAAATGAAAGGCCACTCATCCttgcattcatttcttttcttgctgtGGCCAGATGGATGAAAAACAACTAAGGGAGGAAGAgtgttgtaggatatttgatcacattatGAGCCCGGAGGTGGtatactggaaaaacctgtttctagttgtagtgtggctcagccctagcacacacctttaatccaagagctttctgtaaataagattaaataaagtcagccataggccaagaggcagagcaagcaaccagttgacaggaagtgaacataggaaaaaaaccacagagagtgAAAGTCTGGaggacagatagacacacaggaagtagaaagaagggaTATCCAGTTTGAAAGGGCTTTTCCTGGCATGGACAAGAAGgaaccttttccttctgggacatctgCTGAGTAGGAGGGTCAGCTGGGGTTTTTCCCCACTTCTCGGAggtagcaggctttcaccccagcatctggctcctgagtctattggtaaaatagaatgtttggaattttgtttaaaaacaacagaagagttgtcgttgtttgtttgtttttggcttacagtttaagagtgtctcatcatggtgggaaagtcCTAGTGAAGGGAACACACTGCATCTGTGAAAAGTCACAACACATTGCATCTACaatcagagagcagagagagatggctgtTCAGTTGATTTCTGCCCttccccctttttattcagtctaggaccCAGGCCTAGGAACCCTTTCT
The Acomys russatus unplaced genomic scaffold, mAcoRus1.1, whole genome shotgun sequence genome window above contains:
- the LOC127186420 gene encoding 40S ribosomal protein S20-like codes for the protein MAFKDTGKTPVEPEVAIHRIRITLTTRNIKSLEKVCADLIRGAKEKNLKVKGPVRMPTKTLRITTRKTPCGEGSKTWDRFQMRIHKRLIDLHSPSEIVKQITSISIEPGMEVEVTIADA